From a single Lolium rigidum isolate FL_2022 chromosome 7, APGP_CSIRO_Lrig_0.1, whole genome shotgun sequence genomic region:
- the LOC124679441 gene encoding chaperone protein ClpD2, chloroplastic translates to MEACCCSSSSAPSASILAATGAGLRCRFPPSASSAAAAGGRAVALARPLRASPSPLSATTTPARRGQQRRGAVVRAVFERFTERAVKAVVHSQREARGMGDEAVAPHHLLLGLVAEDRSAAGFLGPALRIDRARDACRAAVGKRGPAQPATGLATDVPFSAASKRVFVNAVEFSKNMGCNFISPDHIALGLLDLDDATTNNILKSLGVEPTQLAKQALARVKGELAKDGREPLGLSSFRLRDKSTAGNGRSAIVKYTNKKKEKSALALFCVDLTMRASGGLIDPVIGRKKEIERVVQIICRRTKNNPILLGEAGVGKTAIAEGLALKIANGDVPIFLVGRRILSLDVALLMAGAKERGELEARVTSLIREVRKAGDVILFIDEVHTLIGSGIAGRGSKGAGLDIANLLKPALARGELQCIASTTLDEHRLHFEKDKALARRFQPVYVNEPSQEDAVKILLGLREKYETYHKCKYTLEGINAAVYLSARYIPDRHLPDKAIDLIDEAGSRARMESFKRKKEEQCSIISKSPDEYWREIRAVQAMHDVALTNRVKYSLNENDQENEVNIEVLDDEKTSPTSTLSASADEPSMIGSEEIARVTSLWSGIPVQQLTADERKLLVGLDDELRKRVIGQDDAVVAISRAVKRSRAGMSDPDRPIATLLFCGPTGVGKTELTKALAATYFGSESAMVRLDMSEYMERHTVSKLIGSPPGYMGFGEGGTLTEAVRRKPFTVVLLDEIEKAHPDIFNILLQVFEDGHLSDSQGRRVSFKNTLIVMTSNIGSASISKGRMAIGFQTLNDTEENTYTVMKSLVMEELKAFFRPELLNRMDEVVVFRPLEKNQMLAILNIILQEVKGRLLALGIGLEVSDAMKDMIIQQGYDKSYGARPLRRAVTQFVEDVISEAILSGHYKPGDTITMDTDDKGKPCLSRMNDQTVQLSDPTPTL, encoded by the exons ATGGAGGCCTGCTGctgctcgtcgtcgtcggcgccgtCCGCGTCCATCCTCGCCGCCACGGGCGCCGGCCTCCGCTGCCGCTTCCCCCCGTCCGCGTCCTcagccgcggcggccggcgggaggGCGGTGGCGCTCGCGCGCCCGCTCCGCGCGTCCCCGTCCCCGCTTTCCGCAACCACGACACCGGCCCGGCGCGGGCAGCAGCGGCGCGGGGCCGTCGTCAGGGCGGTGTTCGAGCGCTTCACCGAGCGGGCGGTCAAGGCGGTGGTGCACTCGCAGCGGGAGGCGCGCGGGATGGGGGACGAGGCGGTCGCGCCGCACCACCTGCTGCTGGGCCTCGTCGCCGAGGACCGCTCCGCCGCGGGCTTCCTCGGCCCGGCCCTCCGGATCGACCGCGCACGCGACGCCTGCCGCGCCGCAGTCGGGAAGCGCGGGCCCGCGCAGCCGGCCACGGGGCTCGCCACGGACGTGCCATTCTCGGCCGCCAGCAAGCGCGTCTTCGTCAACGCCGTCGAGTTCTCCAAGAACATGGGGTGCAACTTCATCTCCCCGGACCACATTGCGCTCGGCCTCCTCGACCTGGATGACGCCACCACCAACAACATCCTCAAGAG CTTAGGAGTAGAACCAACTCAGCTAGCAAAGCAGGCGCTTGCCCGAGTCAAAGGGGAGCTTGCCAAGGATGGCAGGGAGCCTCTGGGGTTATCTTCTTTCAGACTgcgtgataaatctactgctggaAATGGGAGGTCTGCAATTGTCAAATACACAAACAAAAAGAAAG AGAAGAGTGCACTAGCTCTATTTTGTGTAGATTTGACCATGCGAGCCAGCGGTGGATTAATCGATCCTGTCATTGGCCGCAAGAAGGAGATTGAAAGAGTAGTTCAGATTATATGCCGGCGCACAAAGAACAATCCTATTCTTTTGGGTGAAGCCGGCGTTGGTAAAACTGCCATTGCTGAGGGGTTGGCTCTTAAGATTGCTAACGGAGATGTGCCTATTTTTCTTGTG GGAAGACGTATATTGTCATTAGATGTTGCCTTACTGATGGCTGGTGCAAAAGAGAGGGGCGAACTAGAAGCCAGGGTTACTAGTTTAATACGTGAAGTGCGCAAAGCAG GTGATGTTATTCTTTTCATCGACGAGGTTCATACTCTTATTGGATCTGGAATTGCCGGAAGAGGTAGTAAGGGAGCTGGTCTTGATATTGCTAATCTGCTGAAACCTGCACTTGCTAGAGGTGAATTGCAG TGCATTGCATCTACAACTCTGGATGAACACCGTTTGCATTTCGAGAAGGATAAGGCTTTGGCTCGCCGGTTTCAGCCAGTATATGTAAATGAGCCTAGTCAG GAGGATGCTGTGAAAATTCTACTTGGTCTTCGTGAAAAGTATGAGACTTACCACAAATGCAAATACACCTTAGAAGGCATCAATGCAGCGGTTTATTTATCTGCGAGATATATCCCTGACAGACATCTTCCTGATAAGGCAATTGATCTAATTGATGAAGCTGGTAGCAGAGCTCGGATGGAATCATTTAAAAGGAAGAAAGAAGAGCAGTGCTCTATAATTTCGAAGTCACCAGATGAATATTGGCGAGAGATTAGAGCTGTCCAGGCCATGCATGATGTG GCACTGACTAACAGggtgaaatattctctgaatgaaAATGACCAAGAGAATGAAGTTAATATTGAAGTACTGGATGATGAAAAGACAAGTCCAACATCAACACTGTCAGCTTCAGCTGATGA gccatctatgattggatcagagGAAATTGCAAGAGTCACATCATTGTGGTCGGGCATACCAGTCCAGCAATTGACTGCAGATGAAAGAAAGCTTCTAGTAGGACTAGATGATGAACTCAGAAAGCGTGTCATAGGTCAAGATGATGCTGTTGTGGCGATATCAAGAGCTGTGAAGAGATCACGCGCTGGCATGAGCGATCCTGACAGACCTATTGCTACTCTACTTTTCTGCGGTCCAACAGGAGTAGGAAAGACTGAGTTAACCAAAGCTCTGGCAGCAACTTATTTTGGATCT GAGTCAGCTATGGTTAGATTAGATATGAGTGAGTACATGGAGCGGCACACTGTGAGCAAGCTGATAGGCTCTCCTCCAGGGTACATGGGATTTGGTGAAGGTGGTACTTTGACAGAAGCAGTCAGAAGAAAACCATTTACTGTAGTATTGCTTGACGAAATAGAGAAAGCTCATCCTGATATTTTCAATATTCTTCTCCAAGTATTTGAAGATGGTCATTTGTCTGACTCACAG GGCCGCAGAGTTTCCTTCAAGAATACATTAATTGTCATGACATCCAACATTGGTTCTGCATCGATATCCAAAGGAAGGATGGCCATAGGTTTCCAAACGCTGAATGATACAGAAGAAAACACATATACTGTGATGAAATCCTTGGTAATGGAAGAATTGAAGGCATTTTTTCGGCCTGAATTGCTCAATAGAATGGATGAGGTGGTTGTGTTCCGTCCACTTGAGAAGAATCAG ATGCTCGCTATCCTCAATATAATTCTGCAAGAGGTGAAGGGTAGGCTTTTGGCCCTCGGTATCGGCTTAGAAGTATCTGATGCAATGAAGGACATGATTATTCAGCAAGGATACGACAAGAGCTATGGTGCGCGGCCACTGAGAAGGGCCGTCACCCAGTTCGTTGAAGATGTCATCAGTGAAGCAATTCTCTCTGGGCATTACAAGCCTGGCGATACCATAACCATGGACACTGATGACAAGGGGAAACCTTGCTTGAGTCGGATGAACGATCAGACTGTTCAATTGTCTGATCCCACGCCAACACTTTAA